One window of the Halobacillus litoralis genome contains the following:
- a CDS encoding MFS transporter — MNKEQAVKNPKGLLISLCAVMMMSVMNGTMFNIAVPDIAKTYHLLPSEVSWVMTGYIMVYAVGALTYGKLADYYPYRTLITFGLTIFCLGSLFGFFAQNYGMVLLARVIQAVGGAMIPALVFLAPIKYFPNERGRVLGIVSSVMAFASGIGPIAGGFIAGFLDWRYLFLTSALIIVTLPFLRRNLPQEAVKKGYIDFVGAALIAGFISSLLLGITLGVSWLFIVSVAFFLLNIWRMKTIEEPFIPAHLFKNIKYRTTIITSFLSIVCLFGMMFMLPIMFRDAYEMGTMTIGLVLFPGALSAALMGQKGGKLVDTKGNTFVLYLALTLLAVGFLLLSTLVGAHPYVVSAAIIVAYMSFPLVQASSADILANILHKNETGVGMGVFNLLNFVSGALSGAIIGKSLDIFNPGQPFNWFGFEGTTAVYSNVFLAFSLIIIIGFVQFRMNYEKNNQTYSQKKPASL, encoded by the coding sequence ATGAACAAAGAACAAGCGGTTAAGAATCCTAAAGGGTTATTGATCTCTCTTTGTGCGGTCATGATGATGTCCGTAATGAATGGAACGATGTTCAATATCGCTGTGCCAGATATAGCAAAAACGTATCATCTGCTTCCCTCCGAGGTGAGCTGGGTCATGACAGGGTACATCATGGTTTATGCTGTCGGGGCGCTTACTTATGGGAAATTAGCTGATTATTATCCATACAGGACTTTGATTACATTTGGATTGACTATTTTTTGCTTGGGTTCACTGTTCGGATTTTTTGCACAAAATTATGGAATGGTATTACTTGCGAGAGTCATTCAGGCTGTCGGCGGGGCGATGATTCCTGCCCTCGTATTTTTAGCACCAATAAAATATTTCCCTAATGAACGGGGGAGAGTCCTTGGGATCGTCTCATCGGTTATGGCTTTCGCTTCAGGTATCGGCCCGATTGCGGGCGGGTTCATCGCTGGTTTTTTAGATTGGCGTTATTTATTTTTGACTTCAGCTTTGATCATTGTCACATTGCCATTCCTGAGAAGGAATTTACCACAGGAAGCTGTGAAGAAAGGGTATATTGATTTTGTCGGAGCCGCTTTGATTGCCGGATTCATTTCTTCTTTATTATTGGGGATTACCCTTGGCGTTTCCTGGTTGTTTATCGTGTCCGTTGCATTTTTCCTTTTGAATATTTGGCGGATGAAGACGATTGAGGAACCATTCATACCGGCGCACCTATTTAAGAATATCAAGTACCGTACGACAATCATTACGAGCTTTCTCAGCATCGTTTGTCTTTTCGGAATGATGTTCATGCTGCCGATCATGTTCCGTGATGCTTATGAAATGGGTACGATGACAATTGGCCTCGTACTGTTCCCTGGAGCTTTGAGTGCAGCGTTGATGGGACAAAAAGGTGGGAAATTAGTGGATACGAAAGGCAACACTTTCGTTCTTTATCTTGCGCTTACATTACTTGCCGTAGGATTTCTGCTTTTATCAACCCTTGTCGGTGCCCATCCGTACGTGGTGAGTGCCGCAATTATCGTCGCATATATGAGCTTTCCGCTTGTCCAGGCATCTTCAGCTGATATTTTGGCAAACATTCTTCATAAGAATGAAACGGGCGTAGGTATGGGCGTGTTCAATCTCTTGAATTTTGTTTCGGGTGCATTGAGCGGGGCGATCATCGGAAAATCGCTTGATATTTTCAACCCTGGTCAGCCATTCAACTGGTTCGGATTTGAAGGAACGACAGCTGTTTACAGTAATGTCTTTCTTGCTTTTTCGCTGATCATCATTATCGGTTTTGTCCAGTTCCGCATGAACTATGAAAAAAATAATCAAACTTACAGTCAAAAGAAACCCGCTTCCTTATAA
- a CDS encoding YwpF-like family protein, with protein MKTFKLISMDIVEEKNEDITQRRIKLQDGLIINREDDHGRWVIEAFVDESYTDFFRTMHENEEEIIVQVKITKPSNRPATFMVKPIDINMIGEAMNVIFMGTIVDRQQEQVERVLKQLLDEGFQGEDLLEEFKKRGNESKA; from the coding sequence ATGAAAACCTTTAAGCTGATTTCAATGGATATCGTGGAAGAAAAAAATGAAGATATCACTCAAAGACGGATCAAGTTGCAGGATGGCTTAATCATCAACCGTGAAGATGACCATGGCCGCTGGGTCATTGAAGCCTTCGTTGATGAGAGTTATACAGACTTCTTCCGTACTATGCATGAGAACGAAGAAGAAATTATTGTCCAAGTCAAAATTACGAAGCCGAGCAACCGGCCCGCTACCTTCATGGTTAAACCGATTGATATCAATATGATCGGGGAAGCGATGAATGTCATCTTCATGGGAACGATTGTCGATCGTCAGCAGGAGCAAGTGGAAAGAGTGCTCAAACAGCTGCTCGATGAAGGTTTTCAAGGGGAAGACCTGTTAGAAGAGTTTAAGAAAAGGGGCAACGAGTCTAAAGCATAA
- a CDS encoding VOC family protein, translated as MDNLPVGKFRWITLVSPEDQEGTELLLEPNDHPAAKEYQQKIYAEGIPATIFGVEDIKQEYERLSEKGVEYTMEPTKMGEITMAVFDDTCGNLLQIAQK; from the coding sequence TTGGATAATCTTCCCGTAGGAAAATTCAGATGGATAACACTAGTTTCACCTGAAGATCAGGAGGGCACCGAGCTTTTACTTGAACCGAATGACCACCCGGCAGCGAAAGAGTATCAACAGAAGATATATGCTGAGGGTATCCCTGCAACCATATTTGGTGTCGAGGATATTAAGCAGGAGTACGAACGTTTATCAGAAAAAGGCGTGGAGTATACTATGGAGCCGACAAAAATGGGAGAAATCACCATGGCTGTTTTCGATGATACTTGCGGCAACCTGTTGCAGATTGCGCAAAAGTAA
- a CDS encoding molybdopterin molybdotransferase MoeA, which produces MSLHRKPLLVFEAVHKVMAHRKNGRPETVELSEADGRILAEDLRATHPVPPFDKSPYDGFALRSEDTNGLSKENVGTFRVIETIGAGEQASGPLQPGEAVRIMTGAEIPEKADCVAMFEITQSFEENDQAYITLKRTLEEDQNIIKEGSENKEGDSLVAAGTRINPGVKALLATFGYAEIQVYQRPAIGVFATGTELLEVDEPLEPGKIRNSNAYMILSQIERAGGQGFYLGKLDDDFDTCFDAVSRSLTDYDFLITTGGVSVGDYDLMPDIYEKLGAEVLFNKVGMRPGSVTTVAEKDGQLLYGLSGNPSACYVGFELFVHPIIQNFMGNPEPHHRRIEATLGEDFKKPNPFTRFVRGYLDFNKGQVFVYPAGIDKSAVVSSLAHTNVLIVLKGGTRGYQKGDQVEAILLDGFQGQDQFEKE; this is translated from the coding sequence ATGAGTCTCCATAGGAAACCACTCCTCGTTTTTGAAGCCGTCCACAAAGTGATGGCACATCGGAAAAATGGACGACCAGAAACGGTAGAGTTGAGCGAAGCAGATGGTAGGATTTTAGCAGAAGATTTACGTGCCACTCATCCAGTCCCTCCTTTCGACAAATCACCATATGATGGATTTGCTTTAAGGTCGGAAGATACAAACGGGCTATCAAAAGAAAATGTGGGTACATTTCGCGTTATTGAAACGATTGGTGCTGGTGAGCAAGCGAGTGGTCCTTTACAACCAGGCGAAGCTGTCCGCATTATGACAGGAGCTGAGATTCCAGAAAAGGCTGACTGTGTGGCTATGTTTGAAATCACCCAGTCCTTTGAAGAGAATGACCAAGCGTACATAACTTTGAAGCGTACGCTCGAAGAAGATCAGAACATCATTAAAGAAGGATCAGAAAATAAAGAAGGGGATTCCCTGGTTGCGGCTGGCACCCGTATTAATCCAGGAGTCAAAGCACTCCTTGCGACGTTCGGGTATGCTGAAATCCAGGTTTATCAGCGACCTGCAATCGGTGTGTTTGCTACAGGCACCGAGCTTTTAGAAGTGGATGAACCGTTAGAGCCAGGGAAAATTCGCAACTCGAACGCCTATATGATTCTGTCCCAAATCGAACGGGCAGGAGGGCAAGGGTTTTACTTAGGTAAACTGGATGACGATTTTGATACTTGCTTTGATGCTGTTTCCCGCTCCCTTACGGATTATGATTTTTTGATTACGACAGGTGGCGTATCTGTCGGTGATTATGACTTAATGCCGGATATATATGAAAAGCTTGGAGCGGAAGTTTTATTTAATAAGGTAGGAATGAGGCCGGGGAGTGTCACAACTGTCGCTGAAAAAGACGGTCAGCTTCTTTACGGATTAAGTGGTAATCCTTCGGCCTGTTACGTCGGGTTTGAATTATTTGTCCACCCGATCATTCAGAACTTTATGGGGAATCCTGAACCACATCACCGACGGATAGAGGCGACACTCGGGGAAGATTTCAAAAAGCCGAATCCGTTCACGAGGTTCGTCAGGGGATATCTCGACTTTAACAAAGGGCAAGTGTTCGTCTATCCAGCAGGCATCGATAAATCTGCGGTGGTTAGTTCGCTGGCTCACACTAATGTATTGATCGTCCTTAAAGGTGGCACACGCGGATACCAAAAAGGAGATCAGGTAGAAGCGATTTTATTAGACGGCTTCCAGGGCCAGGATCAATTTGAAAAGGAGTGA
- a CDS encoding sensor domain-containing protein gives MPDRNGITNIPIHEWIFQQIQDPLLFTNEAGDIIRCNQAALEVIGPERQTVRDLLDFKKLKDHEGIKKIVDFQTEGDRLYFVQCMRVRKEEGLYALLFRPLSISDQTLEVKREMDRLMDASSEGVVMHDHGRIVDCDSTFARMFGYKREEIRNTDVFSLVDEDSRENLKQLLHTYPEEPYQLKGKKKDGTTFFLEILAHPYPQEDRVLRVAIIRDVTERVHNEKKIEFMSYYDELTDLPNRHYFHDMLNEALMEAAGQGEGVAVHFIDLDYFKQINDTLGYAFGDKLLKACAERLKSIQEQDTFIARMGGDEFLVLQRYVTSKEKAEDYAEKMIGIFQRPVTIDDYELYTSVSIGISLFPDHGRSADDLIKKSDSAMFTVKGRHRNNYLCYNASISEKFEKMLSMDSELRKALKQEQLELHYQPQKSIGTGKIVGLEALIRWNHPDKGMISPATFIPIAEKNGQIIEIGEWVMKEACKQNKQWQDEGFAPVIVGVNLSALQFLQKDLVFRVKQILEETGLAPEYLELEITESMAMTNEEYIIHTLKELRELGVHVSIDDFGTGYSSLKYLSRFPVSKLKIDKVFISENQKQNQAIVKSIIHMSHSLNMKVIAEGVETAEQWNFLKNEKCDEIQGYFYSKPLPPEQLSDVFNSSIVH, from the coding sequence ATGCCGGACCGAAACGGGATTACCAACATACCTATTCATGAATGGATTTTCCAGCAAATTCAAGATCCGCTTTTGTTCACAAATGAAGCGGGCGACATCATCCGTTGTAATCAAGCAGCTCTAGAGGTGATCGGACCTGAACGACAGACGGTAAGGGACCTGTTGGACTTTAAAAAGTTAAAGGACCATGAGGGAATCAAGAAGATAGTTGATTTCCAAACTGAAGGGGATCGTTTATATTTCGTCCAGTGCATGAGAGTAAGGAAAGAGGAGGGGCTTTATGCCCTTTTATTCCGCCCTCTTTCTATTTCCGATCAAACCTTGGAAGTGAAAAGGGAAATGGACCGGTTAATGGATGCCAGTTCAGAAGGGGTGGTCATGCACGACCATGGAAGAATCGTTGATTGTGATTCAACCTTTGCTCGTATGTTCGGGTACAAAAGGGAGGAAATACGAAATACAGATGTGTTTTCTCTTGTTGATGAGGACAGTAGAGAAAACCTGAAGCAGTTGCTCCATACATATCCTGAAGAGCCTTACCAATTAAAAGGAAAGAAAAAAGACGGGACCACTTTTTTCCTGGAAATACTTGCCCACCCTTATCCACAGGAAGACCGTGTCTTAAGAGTTGCCATCATCCGTGATGTTACGGAACGAGTACATAATGAAAAGAAAATTGAATTCATGTCCTATTATGATGAACTGACGGATTTGCCGAACCGGCATTACTTCCATGACATGCTGAATGAAGCTTTAATGGAAGCTGCGGGACAGGGAGAAGGGGTAGCCGTACATTTCATTGACTTGGATTATTTCAAACAAATCAATGATACCCTTGGATATGCGTTCGGAGATAAACTGCTTAAGGCATGTGCGGAGCGATTGAAAAGTATACAAGAGCAGGACACCTTTATAGCACGTATGGGAGGCGACGAATTTTTAGTCCTGCAAAGATATGTTACATCAAAAGAGAAGGCGGAAGATTATGCTGAAAAGATGATCGGTATATTCCAAAGACCTGTGACTATTGATGATTATGAGTTGTACACTTCAGTCAGTATAGGTATCAGTTTATTTCCTGATCATGGGCGTTCCGCTGATGATTTGATTAAAAAATCGGACAGTGCCATGTTCACCGTCAAAGGGAGGCATCGGAACAATTATTTGTGCTACAACGCATCGATAAGTGAGAAGTTTGAGAAAATGCTCTCGATGGATTCGGAGTTAAGAAAAGCACTGAAACAAGAACAATTGGAGCTTCATTATCAGCCTCAAAAAAGTATCGGCACCGGCAAGATCGTCGGATTAGAAGCATTGATTCGGTGGAATCACCCGGATAAAGGGATGATTTCTCCTGCAACGTTCATCCCCATCGCCGAAAAAAATGGACAGATCATAGAAATCGGAGAATGGGTGATGAAGGAAGCATGTAAACAGAATAAACAGTGGCAGGATGAAGGTTTTGCCCCCGTTATCGTAGGTGTGAACCTCTCAGCATTGCAATTTCTCCAAAAGGATCTGGTTTTCAGGGTGAAGCAGATTTTGGAAGAAACCGGACTCGCACCGGAATACCTGGAGCTTGAAATTACCGAGTCAATGGCCATGACGAATGAAGAGTACATCATACATACATTGAAAGAGCTTCGGGAGCTGGGTGTCCATGTCTCCATAGACGATTTCGGTACAGGGTATTCTTCCTTGAAGTATTTAAGCCGTTTCCCTGTCAGTAAGTTGAAAATTGATAAAGTGTTTATCAGTGAGAACCAGAAACAAAACCAGGCAATCGTCAAATCCATCATCCATATGTCTCACTCTCTCAATATGAAAGTGATTGCTGAAGGAGTGGAGACTGCGGAGCAATGGAATTTTCTCAAAAATGAAAAATGCGATGAAATCCAGGGTTATTTCTACAGTAAGCCCTTGCCCCCGGAACAATTGAGTGATGTTTTCAATTCATCAATCGTCCATTAA
- a CDS encoding FAD-dependent monooxygenase, which yields MQELDTDVLIVGAGPTGLMMANQLNKYGIRYRIIDQKNRRSLYSKALVVHARTIEMLEILGVEDKWINESFISKQLNFYYNDESLFTIDFSLLRKKTDFPFLSILPQSETEKLLENNLPAETVQWSTKLIDIQNHEDSARATVMKGGEEYDICARYVIGCDGAHSKTRKLAQMPFEGESENITVMLGDVEINEPSLNNKLSLISTQRGLLFFAPFQNNYTRVIAIDFDKQGSNFPEEVTLDEIQASVTKLYPESLQLENPFWLSSFTASHRQVPSYKDKRVFFAGDAAHIHNPLGGQGMNVGIQDAVNISWKLAYVLKYHLSPSLLDTYQEERKPVAQDVIKATDRLIQVMSIQNKYAIKARNKAMQVFLNNHTIQKKIASRLSQIEVDYTFTSFSKQMRKRTEAKKSTTGERIPNIGLHTLRNEKSDLYDLLRSGECLLLVYTDESGLPQVKEQVMKALQVFYQKVGDFLTPVFIIQNDVQGKNDNDEAIYFDIKGEVKDRLGLSNGDVMIIRPDAYSLVHTSSNQAGNLKEALVNYFG from the coding sequence ATGCAAGAACTAGATACTGATGTGCTGATTGTCGGTGCTGGACCTACGGGACTAATGATGGCGAATCAATTGAATAAGTATGGTATACGGTATCGAATCATTGATCAGAAGAACCGGCGATCCTTATATTCTAAAGCTTTAGTTGTTCATGCGCGTACGATCGAAATGCTGGAGATATTAGGGGTTGAGGATAAATGGATCAATGAAAGCTTTATTAGTAAACAATTGAACTTTTATTATAACGATGAATCCTTGTTTACTATAGATTTTTCACTCTTGAGAAAGAAAACGGATTTTCCTTTTTTGAGCATCCTGCCTCAAAGTGAGACGGAAAAGCTCTTAGAAAATAATCTTCCTGCTGAGACTGTACAGTGGAGTACTAAACTGATTGATATACAAAATCATGAAGATTCCGCCCGTGCTACTGTGATGAAAGGAGGGGAAGAGTACGATATTTGCGCTAGATATGTAATCGGGTGCGATGGGGCTCATAGTAAGACAAGAAAGTTAGCTCAGATGCCATTCGAGGGAGAATCAGAGAACATTACTGTGATGCTTGGGGACGTGGAAATCAATGAGCCTTCGTTAAACAATAAATTATCACTCATATCTACACAACGTGGCTTGCTTTTCTTTGCTCCTTTCCAGAATAACTACACAAGAGTCATTGCCATTGATTTTGACAAACAGGGCAGCAATTTCCCTGAAGAAGTTACTCTCGACGAGATTCAAGCGTCGGTTACAAAGCTGTATCCGGAGTCCTTACAGTTGGAGAATCCTTTTTGGCTGTCCAGTTTTACAGCTTCCCATCGGCAGGTTCCTTCTTATAAGGATAAGCGGGTATTCTTTGCAGGTGATGCTGCTCACATTCATAATCCGTTAGGTGGACAAGGAATGAATGTAGGGATCCAGGATGCTGTAAATATATCCTGGAAACTAGCTTATGTTTTAAAATATCATCTATCTCCAAGTCTGCTCGATACTTATCAGGAAGAAAGAAAACCGGTAGCACAAGATGTCATAAAAGCTACAGACCGTTTAATCCAGGTAATGAGTATCCAAAATAAATATGCTATAAAGGCAAGAAATAAAGCAATGCAGGTCTTCTTAAACAATCATACGATTCAGAAAAAAATCGCTTCCCGCTTATCACAAATAGAAGTGGATTATACATTTACTTCGTTCTCGAAACAAATGAGGAAAAGGACCGAAGCTAAAAAAAGTACAACCGGAGAAAGGATTCCGAATATAGGCCTTCACACGTTACGAAATGAGAAAAGTGACTTGTATGACTTACTAAGATCCGGTGAATGTTTATTACTCGTTTATACTGATGAAAGTGGTTTGCCACAAGTGAAGGAGCAGGTCATGAAAGCACTTCAAGTCTTTTATCAAAAAGTAGGTGATTTCTTGACACCTGTTTTCATTATTCAAAATGATGTACAAGGAAAGAATGATAATGATGAAGCGATTTACTTCGATATTAAAGGGGAAGTAAAAGATCGATTAGGTTTATCTAACGGGGATGTCATGATTATTCGGCCAGATGCCTATTCTCTAGTCCACACTTCGTCTAATCAGGCTGGAAATTTAAAAGAAGCTTTGGTTAATTATTTTGGATAA
- a CDS encoding TspO/MBR family protein, with translation MVTLAILGNAFVGDGLTVWYAELDKPWYLVPLWFFIIIGILYYMMVSVILYRQISNIAGSMLRKVALILTLSMLVGNELWNYLFFGLKSTLLGFISLIPFIMIVGLLAFTLKKIDVFSFRILLPYVLWLVYDLIWTFGLYMQNL, from the coding sequence GTGGTCACTCTTGCTATTCTGGGAAATGCTTTTGTAGGGGACGGTTTAACTGTTTGGTATGCGGAACTGGACAAGCCTTGGTATTTAGTTCCTCTATGGTTTTTTATCATTATTGGAATTCTTTATTACATGATGGTATCAGTCATTTTATATAGGCAAATCAGCAATATTGCTGGATCGATGTTACGAAAGGTTGCATTAATTCTGACGCTGAGTATGCTGGTGGGAAATGAATTATGGAACTACTTGTTTTTTGGTCTGAAAAGTACTTTATTAGGTTTTATCAGTTTAATCCCTTTTATCATGATTGTTGGTTTATTAGCATTCACCCTCAAAAAAATTGATGTTTTTTCTTTTAGAATTCTACTACCTTATGTTTTGTGGTTAGTATATGATTTGATATGGACATTCGGTTTATATATGCAAAATTTGTAA
- the moaA gene encoding GTP 3',8-cyclase MoaA, protein MKRSDRIEPYVADQLGRPLKDLRISVIDQCNFRCTYCMPAEIFGPDYAFLPEDQLLSFDEIIRLVKVFAKFGVEKIRLTGGEPLMRKNLDDLIRRIREVDGIKDIAVTTNAVFLVRQAKKLKEAGLDRVNISLDAIEDEVFQETNGRGVKIKPVLKGIEAARDAGLPIKVNMVVKKGMNESQILPMARYFKDTGDTLRFIEFMEVGNHNGWNMDAVVPKKKIIDQIHEEMPLIPLDANYYGEVASRYRYKDGEGEIGVISSVTEAFCSSCTRARLSADGQLFTCLFASSGYDLRECLRSDYSEEQITEYLIAIWTGRSDQYSIDRAKGKPMKENKIEMSYIGG, encoded by the coding sequence TTGAAAAGGAGTGATCGTATAGAACCATATGTTGCGGATCAATTAGGCCGACCACTCAAGGATTTGCGTATTTCCGTCATCGACCAATGCAATTTTCGTTGTACGTATTGCATGCCTGCAGAAATCTTTGGACCTGACTATGCTTTTTTACCAGAAGACCAATTGTTAAGTTTCGACGAAATTATCCGTCTTGTTAAGGTCTTTGCGAAGTTTGGCGTAGAGAAAATCAGATTGACTGGCGGCGAACCTTTGATGAGAAAAAACCTGGATGATTTAATCCGCCGCATCCGGGAAGTGGACGGCATCAAAGATATTGCAGTAACCACGAATGCTGTTTTCTTAGTCAGACAAGCAAAGAAATTAAAAGAAGCAGGGTTGGACCGTGTCAATATCAGTCTCGATGCCATTGAAGATGAAGTCTTTCAAGAAACCAATGGAAGAGGCGTCAAAATAAAGCCGGTTTTAAAGGGAATTGAAGCTGCCAGAGATGCCGGGCTGCCGATCAAAGTCAATATGGTCGTCAAAAAGGGAATGAATGAAAGTCAAATTCTTCCTATGGCCCGTTATTTCAAAGATACAGGAGATACGTTGAGGTTCATCGAATTCATGGAGGTAGGAAACCATAATGGATGGAATATGGATGCAGTCGTACCGAAGAAAAAAATCATCGATCAAATCCATGAAGAAATGCCGCTTATCCCGTTAGATGCAAATTACTATGGAGAAGTTGCTTCCCGTTATCGTTATAAAGACGGGGAAGGGGAAATCGGTGTCATATCTTCTGTGACGGAAGCATTTTGTTCGAGTTGTACCCGCGCCCGGCTCTCTGCAGATGGACAGTTGTTCACATGTTTATTCGCTTCTTCAGGTTATGATCTTCGTGAATGCCTGCGCAGCGACTACTCGGAAGAACAGATAACAGAATATTTAATTGCAATATGGACAGGAAGAAGCGATCAATACTCAATTGATCGAGCAAAAGGGAAACCTATGAAAGAGAATAAAATCGAAATGTCCTATATTGGAGGATGA
- a CDS encoding HD domain-containing protein has product MKRVTLVDVFKHRVTQKYLQRSGINHAVTVTGYAFEMALEEGVDPDLATKSALLHDMGHYEWYRDGKWDYEEYRKHDIHAIKGAERAHKLLVRLGEDRLVAKEVSLAVLLHTDSYLPFNLDDKRTTLQDVVTRADEKDEQPLGMHHYKKMDKSEAVQLLHALDQRIEQVLEQKEKLSG; this is encoded by the coding sequence ATGAAAAGAGTGACACTTGTCGATGTATTCAAACATCGTGTTACCCAAAAATATTTACAACGATCCGGCATCAATCACGCGGTCACCGTGACAGGCTATGCTTTTGAAATGGCGTTGGAAGAAGGAGTGGATCCTGATTTGGCAACTAAATCGGCTCTCCTTCATGATATGGGGCATTATGAATGGTATCGTGATGGGAAATGGGATTATGAGGAATACAGGAAACATGATATTCATGCTATCAAAGGGGCAGAACGTGCCCATAAACTCCTGGTCCGTTTGGGAGAAGACCGCCTCGTCGCGAAAGAAGTATCACTCGCGGTGCTGCTTCATACCGACAGTTACCTGCCATTTAACCTTGATGACAAACGCACTACCTTACAAGATGTCGTCACAAGAGCGGATGAAAAAGATGAACAGCCCCTGGGAATGCACCATTATAAAAAAATGGACAAAAGTGAAGCGGTCCAGCTTCTCCATGCTCTGGATCAGCGAATTGAACAAGTGTTGGAACAAAAAGAAAAGCTGTCTGGGTGA
- a CDS encoding TrkH family potassium uptake protein: MWVRRKGLRWLNDLSPFQLIAIYYLVAVTISSILIALPVGHRDGVQLNFIDILFTAVSAVSVTGLTTVPTAETFNTTGVFILALVLQFGGIGVMTLGTLIWLVLGKKIGLKERRLIMTDQNQTSFQGMVRLVKEIVIVVLIIELIGFLILGTYYLQYFDPGEAYLQGFFGAISAMTNGGFDITGESLRLFKDDYFVQFINMILIISGAIGFPVLIEVKQYIMHNSEEKTIRFSLFAKLTSFTFFALVIFGAVMISILEFNHFFSDKSWHEVFFYALFQSVTTRSGGLATVDINQFTEQTQIFMSSLMFIGASPSSVGGGIRTTTFALVVIFVLTFARGGNHIRIFRREIHPEDLNKAVVVTMVALFVCFSAVMALSITEPFTLNEILFEVCSAFGTVGLSLGITPGLSSFGKCVLMLLMFLGRIGLLTFLFSFKKQDKAQGKYHFPKERIIIG; this comes from the coding sequence ATGTGGGTGAGAAGAAAAGGCCTGCGTTGGCTTAATGACTTATCGCCATTCCAGCTAATTGCGATTTATTATTTAGTCGCTGTCACTATTTCATCGATTTTAATCGCACTGCCTGTCGGTCATCGCGATGGAGTACAACTTAATTTCATTGATATTTTATTTACAGCTGTCAGCGCGGTCAGTGTAACAGGTTTAACAACCGTCCCGACTGCGGAAACTTTTAATACGACTGGTGTGTTCATATTAGCACTTGTACTCCAGTTCGGCGGTATCGGTGTCATGACACTGGGTACCTTGATTTGGTTAGTCTTAGGGAAAAAGATCGGTTTGAAAGAGAGACGGCTGATCATGACCGATCAGAACCAGACATCCTTCCAGGGGATGGTACGTCTCGTTAAGGAAATCGTCATCGTCGTATTGATTATCGAGTTGATCGGTTTTCTTATTTTAGGCACTTATTATTTACAATATTTTGATCCTGGGGAAGCTTACCTGCAAGGGTTTTTTGGAGCCATCAGTGCTATGACGAATGGCGGCTTCGATATTACAGGAGAATCCTTGAGACTCTTCAAAGATGATTATTTTGTCCAATTCATCAATATGATCTTAATTATTTCTGGAGCGATTGGTTTTCCAGTGTTGATTGAGGTTAAACAATATATAATGCATAACAGTGAAGAAAAGACCATCAGGTTTTCATTATTCGCCAAGTTGACCAGCTTTACATTTTTCGCGCTCGTCATTTTTGGTGCGGTTATGATTTCCATCTTAGAGTTCAATCATTTCTTTTCAGATAAATCCTGGCATGAAGTCTTCTTCTATGCCTTGTTTCAATCCGTTACGACACGGAGCGGCGGGTTAGCGACGGTGGATATCAACCAATTCACTGAACAGACCCAAATCTTTATGTCTTCCCTGATGTTTATCGGAGCTTCACCCAGCAGTGTCGGGGGAGGGATACGGACGACAACCTTCGCTTTAGTAGTCATCTTTGTATTAACATTTGCACGAGGCGGAAATCACATCCGGATCTTTCGCAGAGAAATACATCCGGAAGATTTGAACAAAGCGGTAGTTGTCACAATGGTGGCCTTATTTGTATGCTTCAGTGCTGTCATGGCTTTGTCGATTACAGAGCCCTTCACATTGAATGAAATCTTATTTGAGGTCTGCTCAGCCTTCGGAACTGTCGGGCTATCGCTGGGAATCACTCCTGGTCTCAGCAGTTTCGGAAAATGTGTACTCATGCTGTTGATGTTCTTAGGAAGGATCGGCCTGCTGACGTTCTTGTTTTCCTTTAAAAAGCAGGATAAAGCACAAGGTAAGTACCATTTTCCAAAAGAGAGAATCATTATTGGTTAG